DNA sequence from the Hippopotamus amphibius kiboko isolate mHipAmp2 chromosome 1, mHipAmp2.hap2, whole genome shotgun sequence genome:
GTCCTGAGCAGCTCTTTACTCTCTTCTTTGTATTCATATCTTTACAAAGCTATACTAAAACCTACAGCAAATGTGATAAACATGAAAGGAAAACTTTTCTTCAAAAGCCAGCACACAATCTAAAACAATTTCAAGATTTCAATTCATTTAGAATTTATTCATCAGTTCCTTACTGCAGAGTGAGACTGGTGAGCTTTCAGGACTGGTTCAGCATCCACTGCTTTTTTAGCAACCATTAATTGCAACATCTGTTTCCGGTATTTGCTCATGATGAGTTCCAAAGCATCCTGATGTTCCTCCAAGGAAACCCATAGCTCTATGAAAAAATAAGATAACTTGGCAGTGATATCTGAGAGATACCTCCTAAAGCCAAACTCAAACAGTTGGAATTTTATGACACTCCAAGAAATATTATGAATCCAAAGTTGTAAATTATTAAGTCCACAGAACTCAACAGTTATGGTCTatgtgaaaaatatctttttaggCAGCAGCAGCATTAACTGGTAGAAACAACATGGGATGTGGCATCAGAAGACAAGAGTTTAAATTCAGTTCTGTGAGTTACTAGATTACTACTCTTaagcaaatcatttaacctctctaagcctatTTCTTATCTGCCTTGTAATAATAAAAACCTGGCTTGTCTACCTCAAAACAAAGATATGAGAATACGATGGCATGATATATGTGAAAGCCCTCTGTAAACTAATATACAAATAATGATTCATACTACTATCATTAATAATGTATTCATCAAGCCCAAGAATATACACCCGAGGATACGATTTAGCTCTTCCACCTTGCACAAGGAACATAAAAAACCCTTCAATCTTAGctttaatgtttatttcaattaatatttaaacattaaattttaagtCCTTGAGGATATTAACTCTTTTGTTATGCAAGACTCCATCTCGGGACACCTAATAAGCCATGCAATAATTCAACACTACTGAGCACCTCTCCCATAAGCtgcctttaaataaaaaatcagtcCGATGGCCTTGGAAAGGGTAATGTAACAAACTTTATTGCTACTGGGCCAGCACAAGCTAACCTTTCTGTTAAAAGTACTGACTTGGAAATACATACAGCATGTGAGTTTTTGTGAACAGTTTGTCAGTTTTGCAAGAACTTTTGAAATATTACTGTATATGAGAAAATCATAACTACACAAAAAGGCCTGACTAACCTCTGTTTTCCTGCTGCAAGTCTCTAATCTGTGTATTCTCTTGGGACAGCAGAATGTGAGGTTTGTATTTGGACATGTCCTTTATATCGGATGCATCCTCTTGATACTGGACAAACAGAGACAGACTAATTGCGCCGTAAACAGAACAGCCAAAGATACAACTtaagaggcaggaggcagagctccAGGGCAGCATTCTCAGCCCCGACCCCAAAGAAAGGTCTCATCACCGCCTTCTGGGACCAGGAGAAAATTCCAGGCCGAGTTCCCACttcaccccaccctccacccctcaaGTGCCCGAACCCGAGAGCACGGACCCCTACCCTCTGCCTGACCTGGTCCGGAAGCGCAGTCCCCGCCTCCCGCATAGCCGCCACCCGCCGGTGCAGCGCCGCCGACTGATCCACTAGCGATTCGGCGGCCGCATCGTGCTCCCGCAGCCTCTCCAGCAGAGTCTTAGCGTCTGTCAGAATCTTCTCGATGGTGCAGCTCATAGCGGCCCCAGGACCACAGTCGCAGCAGCGCTCACCTGTGCGAAGGTCTCAGCTCTCCCAGAGCGGGTCTCAGCGTTACAGACGTCACTTCCGGGTACGTTTAAAAGGCGTCTCTGTGGGAACCGCGTTATGCGCTTGCGCAGTGGCAGCCTAGGCGGCCAGTGACCCGCCTTAACCTGCGGCTCCGCTGCAGCCTCGCCCAGCGCAGAGCCCTGGAGGTCTGCCCTTGCCACGCCCTTGGTTTCCTGTTTCCACTGCCTGGTGGTCAAGTTGTGTTAGGGCTGGGCTAGTTTCTCCTTTCCTAACTGGTTTTGATTGATGGGGATTGATTGTTATTgtcagtggtttttaaaaaaatttttttaatgtgataaaatacacatagaatttatcatcttaaccatttaatagtattaagtacattcacattgttgtgtaaccaccactaccattcatctccagaactcttttcatcttgcaaaactgaaactctgtacccattagacTTTCCCTATAGTGCCTTCCTCCCAGCCCTTGGCACTATTCTACTTTCggtctccatgaatttgactaGGTTAGGTAGcccatacaagtggaatcatataaatCATAATTGTCATTTTTGtgaatggcttatttcacttggcatgacgtcctcaaggttcatccatgttcagcagaatttccttcctttttaaggctgaataatactcacatgtgtgtatatatgtcaccacgttttgtctatccattcatctattgatggaccgttgagttgcttccaccttttggctgttgtgactaATGCTGTTGTGAACACATGTATAAATATGTCTGAATCCCTCCTGTCAATTCTTTTgagtgtatacccagaagtggaattgctggggcatgtggtaattctattttaaaattcttgaggAATGATCatactgtttccacagtggctgcaccattttacattttcaccaacagcaCGTCAGGATTccaatttcttcatatccttgcAGACACttgctatttttctgtttttttaatagccATCTTAATGGGTGTGAGATGGAGTCATTATTTTCTACTTacctgtttttttctattttaattcaattattaattgaaaataaatttaaccagaaCAGCAAAGACTTGTGCTGTTATATTGGTTTGTGAGTTTACCTTGCCAAGCTTGTGTGTCAAACATTGTTCCTTTTCATTAAATACTTTAATACTGTAGAATACTTTTGGAGAGTTTTGTTTCAGGCACTGTTTAGTGTGGGGGAACACAGCAGAGAATGACACAAGGTCTTGGCCTTTAGGGAGTTTATATTCTAATGGGAGAAAGAGTTCATACTCTTCTAAATAATTGGCGGTAATTGTGGTGCTCCAAGGACAATGGTGCTTCAAGGACAAAGGGTAACTCTGCCTGAAAAAGTTTTGTCATTACACATCCTACTGGACTCTTAATTGCCCTCCCCACCATATTGCGATGGCTGCGAAATTCCTGAGCCCACCTGGGCTATGGGACCTGTTCCTCTCTTATCCCAAATAAGGAAATGCATCTGCCCTGTCCCACTCCCACCCTATAAGAAGGAAGGTATATGTGCCTTGACAAATCAGTAAATGAAATTTTGTCTGGGACCATTCCTTTGTTTTCTGGCTGTAAAAACTGATCAATAGCACATGTTCAGGCTTGACTCTCCCAGATTACTAGGAAGTTGGCCCAATGCTCTGGCAGCGACCCTTCCCTCTAATAAATTCTATCTtctttacattctgccttgtgtctggaaattcttttccaacccgcgctCAGGCCATGACAGTAATGACAGGATTAGGAACCTGGTGAAAGGGGCAAGAGTGTCACAGCAGTAGTGAGAGGTCAGAgaaagaggtgggggaggagaactGGGCTTTTCGCCTTTGTATTCCCAGCAGATTCTGGAAGAAAATCTGCCTACTATACCTCCTATAGATAATAGTGCTGGGCCACCTACCCCAGCATTGCAGAATTTGCAAACAGTGTTTTAGTATATTCTTTTACTAAAACCACAGTCCGTACAATTAGTGCTCTCCTACACTTTCCCACACCATTTGAACCACAGCCCTACAGTATATTTACATTATGCAAAGGAGAGATGCTAGGTATACACAATAGGCAGTGACCTATAGGAGAGACAATCTAGTGGAATTCTCTAATTCTCTTTTTGCTGCACTCATACAGTCTGTTCCTATTGAAATCTGGAAGATGACTTTTTAGGTCCATTCTAAAGCCACAAAAGTACGTAATCAACTCTATCGAATTCTACCTCTTATTATGCTATACTGcggaatttttttcctattaccattctctGCTGTGCCTCAGGAGGCCTAGATCCTGTCCTTCCCCCTTTTTTCCTGACCTGGGAAGCCAAAGTTTACAGTAGAAGATATACTAGTTCTATGGTACCATAACCATCTCTAACACCTGGTCTATGGAAAGGATTACATCCAGAATTGCTATCAGTATTGACAGTAATACTGatgtttattaagtgcttactctgTCGGTCACTGTTCTAAGGCCTTTATAGTAATTaagttatttaatcctcacaattaccATGTGTTAGATTTCCTCCAAACGATGCCTGATGCATCAGAGAGCTTTAGTATTATCTATCTAGCTCAGacttttcttttcagatattgaCCACTTTCCCTAAATCAGCTTTTGATTACACAAGTCCATAATTCCTTATTCAAAACCTTGGGACATGATGTGTTCCGAGATTCAGaaaatttaatactttaaaaagtagTAAGATCCATGTAGTGTTCATTGTATATACCCTGGCAGGGTCTGAATGAATTATGTGCATCCTTTGcacatatattgtatttttaataaaactaacTGCCTACAGTTAATAGTTTACTTCATATTTCCAGTCTTAGGCCGCTCTATGACAGAATAgaattactatttttctttagGAGCATGCATGTTTTTGgtataaatatttgcttataagAGCTTGGGAGGACAGTCCACAACAGGAACATGAAGGTCTGAAATTCTCTTCACTATAACTTGGAGTAAAGTGTGTGAAAAGGAACTGGACTGCATCTGCCAGGGCAGTGTCTGAGCAGGACAGTCAGTGAATCACACATGGGCCTAGTTAAGGCTGAATGAGTCAGGCTTTGGAAACTGTGCTGTCAACTATTATGGActggcttcctggaggcagggtcCATATCATACTTTGCATGGTGGGAAATAGGAGATCTTTCCTGAATTCAGCGCTTGTTCCCACTATCAGTCATCCTTAAGGAGAAAATGTGGCTCCTAGGTAGAGGCCAGCCTTTTCTCTGGCTGGGTctgagaaagagagtgagagccCATGGCTTGGAAAGGAAAAGATAGTGCTAAAGTGACTCCTTATTTTGGGAGCAGAGCTGCCATTCTACATACTGTGGCCAACTGGAGGACTGGAGGATAAGAAGAGAAATCACTGATAGGGAACCCTCAGGGATAAAGTATTGCCAGTAGATTCCAGGGCAATGATaactaaaatttgttttaaatgatcatcttttcctgtgttataGTCCCTTTCATTTTTGAGTCAGTagttaaatttataaatactaaAGCCTCAGGTTAGCTGTACGTAGGAATTTTAGGTAGGTGCCTAAAGATAAAGGTGATCACCTCAATTCTGGAGAACTTGGGGAGAATTTGAAGGTTACACTCGTAACGCAAGGAACCTTGACTGAAGCTTACCAGGATATGTTAGGACCCTTTTAGAGGGTGGAAATACGTGGCAATCCTGGCTTTGCCAGCCTTGACAGAGTAGGTCTGACTGTGGGGAGTAAGAAGCTTCCCCTAATGCTACACCTTTAAGCCAGTCTGGCATACATGGTAATGTTAGCTGGAGACAGTCTAGTGCTGTTTGTGTCCAAGTATTAAACCTAATTTCCTCTCCTACCCTTTTTCTATCTGATTCTTGGCTTCACTTCTTGTTTACAGTTCTGCTCCTGCTCATTGGATACCTCATCCGTATTCGGTGTTCCCTGTTGGACCCTTGGCCTTTCCTCAAGGATTTGGATCAGAGCCACCTTAGTCTTTCAGGCCTCAAAAATCAAGCTTTGTTTTGGGATGATGAAAGtgctctaaaattagattgtggtgatagttgcactactttgtgaatatactaaaaaccactgaaatatacactttaaatgcaTAAATTTTATGGGATATGCATAAATAtgtgaataaagctgttaaaaatcaaGTTCTGGATCACTGGCTAGTgcacaataaaaataatcatagctTATATTTTTAGAACATTCATTCTGTGCAATGAAATGATCTAAAGGCTTTGTTCATAATTCTCACAATGacactatgaggtaggtattatcattACCCCTCCTTTAACAGAGAAGGAACGTGTAATTTTCTCCAGGTCCTACCCCTTTTATGTTCCAGAGCCAAGATAAGGGTTGGGAGTCTGGCTTCAGAATCAGTACTCTTTACCACTACACTGTGGCATGGTATTAGAGCAGGGAGGGGAGTTAAGTATGTTTATCTcattaaaaaagaaggtaaaatctGGTGCTGAGAATAGTAGTAGGGATGGTTATTAAATGGTGCAAGGGTTTGGAATAAAGTAATTACTGAAGTGAATCAGAGGgtacatcatttatttattgctgcataaaAAACGACTGcagaacttagtggcttaaaacaataatcatttattttgtgCTTGAGTCTTCTGGGTAGTCCTTCTGGTCTGGGTCAGGCTTGGCTGATTCTGGTTTGTGACTGGTTGGTTGGCAGGGGGCTAGCTGGTCCTGGGTATATTCACTCACATGCCTGGTGGCAGGCCAGCTATCAGCTGCAGTGATGGGGGGGTCGGTCGTCTGTCTCTCATCCTTTAGTAGGCTAGCCATGGCTTGTTCAGGTGGCTATGGGGTAACAAGATCGTTACAAGACCAAATGTGCAAGTGTTTTTTCACCTCTGCTTACTCACGTATGCTACAGTGTCTCACTGATCAAAGCAAATCATGTGAGCAGCCCACACTGAAGGGATGGAGAAATAGACTCCACTTCtttctgggaaggaaaaaatGTGTGTCCATTTTTGCAATCTACCATGGAAGATTTGCAGTCTCTCATAGAAGGAGAGGTACCAATGGTTAAAGATAAATGAGAGATGTTAGGGGTCtgactaaaattagaaattacaCTTTTGTGGTGGCATAGTCTCCATGATTTTACAATTTTCTGTAGCATGGTTCAACTTCTTAGAGACAAATTATAGTACTAGCAGTGGAAGAGAGTTAAGTCTTTGGGAATCAGTAATGAGGCCCAGCTGAAGAAGAAAGCAGTGGCCTAGGGGGATGGTACTTAGTGGATGGACTGATAGGCAAATGAGGGGGCAGTGGTGCTTGATAGAGGCAGAACCATCCAGTAGAAGGTGCCTAGTAGAGATTACTGCTTTTAGTGAGATAGGAGGGGCAAAATGACATGGATTCCAGATAGCCTTTGACTGGTCCTGTTATCACATGTAATACATTCTTTAGGACACACGTAAATATTTTTTGCTAGAAGACAGGGGTCTTAAAAGAACAAGAGGAGCAAAGCTGATGATACATtaggtttttaaatttcatacacAATATAAACCACAATTCCCAAGAAGATAGTGGCTTTAATTTTTGATATATTAGAAAGTTGGATTAAGTAAGCgtgcttgctttatttttcttttctttttttctacttgtgAATGGTATATGTGTGTATGGGGAGTACTGGCAGGGTTATAACTTTAGCTATGTTACTCCCAAATGGGGTAGTAGTGATTATGTAGTTGATTTCCTCCACTGGACTGATGCCAAAGTTTCAGCTTTTCTACTTATGATTGTATATGCTTTCAATAAAGATTTAGGATTGTAATGTGTAATTTCTAAACAATGTGAACTTTTTTCAGATATCATTAGacatctttttcttcccctttaaaaAGTGCTATAGGAATTCTTTGATTTAATGGAACatctttgttagaaaaaaaagtagtaaCAAAACTTAACCTAAATGTATCCACCAAAAAGCGCAAAAATATCTTTATAAGAAtagtcatgggacttccctggtggcgtggtggttaagaatctgcctgccaatgcaggggacatgggtttgagccctggtctggaaagatcccgcatgccacagagcagccaagcccttgagccacaactactgagcccacgtgccacagctactgaagcctgcatgcctagagcctgtgctcctcaaaaagagaagccaccgcaatgggaagcccaagcactgcaacgaagagtagcctccactcgccacaattagggaaagcctgtgtgcaacaatgaagccccaatgcagccaaaaataaataaataaaataaaataaaataaataaaattaaataaaaaaagaatagtaataataataaacatttattgagcacattttatgttttaagcATGTAATAAACATTTACAGATATTAGTACATTTACTCTTCACAACATCCCAGAGTTCTGAGGGTAGAatagtggagagaaaaaaaaaaaagcctgagagagagagagagagagagagagagagagagagaaatgaaagagtgCTCTGGAGATGTGGACATGGCTGGGACTAGGGTGAGGCAAGAGAGATGTTCAGACCACAGACTTCAAGGAGGAAGTCTGTGGTCTGGACATCTTATTCTTAGGTTCTTGTTGGAGCCAGAGAGTGAAggcctccttaaattttgtgcctgGGCACCTCTCTTGCCTCACCCTAGTTCCAGCCATGTCCTCGATCTGCAAAGTGTCCCCTAAATTTTTCAGCCAAGTACTGATTAGCACAAGAGTATTAGGAAACTGCCTGAGGTTGGGGAAAGAACCACCTAAAAGACTAGAGGGAAGCAGGCTCAGAATTCCTGGGTCAGAGATGAAGGGCAGTTTATTAGTCTCTGCAGTAACAGCAGCCAGAGCATCAGGACTTTCATGTTGGTGCCCCAATCTTCACCTCCCACAAAGTGATGGAAAGAGACAGGCTGGCACCTGAACATGTAATGGGTTGATATAGGAGAACCTGGATCTTTGGAAACATGAATCTTTTACAAAGGGTAGTAAGCATGCTTCCCTTTTGGTCTGGAGGGAGACACTATCTTATCCTTAAAGGTTGTTTTCTAGTCAAACACCTTTGAAAAGATAGTACGAATAAAAGAAAAGTGCATCAGTTGCAAGATGTGCATAAATGTAAGAGAATTTATCAACCCTTGGAGAATTGTCTCTCAACAACTATTTCCTGGTATTATTCCAAATACCTGCTGTATACCTTTACAGGAGTTGTAAACTCAAAGCCCAGGAGGGGCCATCCAGGAATAGTAATGAGTTAATTGAGCTCTGTGCTCATGATAGGGAGTGGAAGGCTCTGTGGTGAAGAATTCAAGAGAGTATTCCTCCCCCCACAACCCTACCTAAAAACAttcagattaaaaattttttttttaatttagtgctTGCCAAATAAAACTATGGTCACTGCTCACACTCACTCAAAGATGAGTACAGCTCTTTCCTTATACACTTGTGTTGGTATATTCCCTACTAGCATTTTGAAAACATGCCAGCCTACTTAACATTTTTAAGTTGTCTGTGATTTTTCACCATAAATATAAATACTTactttttatgaatttttgaatttttaattttttataaaatgtttaaaggttacactccatttacagttattacaaaatattgactatattccctgtgctgtacaatccATCCTTGTAGCCTctcttatacccaatagtttgtacctcccactccctcacTCCTACCTatttgcccctccccacctccacactgGTAGCCACCagtttgctctctatatctgaATACACTTATTCTttgataaaattaagaaataatagggcttcctaggtggcgcagtggttgagaatctgcctgccaatgcaggggacacaggttggatccctgctccaggaagatcccacatgcttcggagcaactaagcccgtgagccacagctattgagcccatgtgctgcaactactgaagcccacgcgcctagagcctgtgctctgcaacaagagaagcctcggcaatgaggagcctgtgcactgcaacgaagagtagcccccactcaccacagctaaaaagaaagcccgcgcatagcaaaaaaaagacccaacacagcccataaaataaataaataaataaataaataaataaatatttaaaaaaagaaataataaacatttataagaTGAGAATTAACTAACAGGaatatttaattatatcatttaataaatTTGGTTTTAATACTTAATTGAATAAAACATCATTTATCTGTAGGTTTCAGTCAGTGTATCTCAAAAAATTTGGGAGTCTCccaaattccatttatatatattatacataaatatgtaacatatattaaatatgtattccatttatattgaaaagaaaaagcctCACTAATTTATACTGATTCATCCATGCTTAATTCAGGATATCCCAATGAGGGCCACAGTATCCAATACCTAATACTAACCTATCAGTTAATGTGCTTTGATTTATTGTTAAAGGAGATTTCTCCCAAACTAGTATTTTCATTTATGCTTTTGTTTGATGCTCTGGAAATATAACCCAGGGTGAAGTGTCATGGTAACATTTGGGTTGGATGAAGGATATGTACTTCTTTTTGTAAAGTAGGATAATTATTTTATGAACATAGGCTCATTCTTGCAAAGATCAATTGTGAAAAATACTTCTCGAGATTCATGAAATTGACTTATCAGAAACATCCTTCAATGATGTAAGGATGTTTTCATGCATTTCCAGGGGTACTGGTATCCTAGTTTAGACACTGCTGACTTAAACATGCCCTTAGAACATCCTTTCTTTCGTGAATAAAGTCTTCAGTTGCCTGAATTATTCAAACATATTTTCTATtcccttcccttttttaaaaaataaattttatttatttattggctacattgggtcttcgttgctgctcgcaggctttctccagttgtagtgagcaggtgctgctctttgttgtggtgcatgggcttctcatctcagtggcttctcttgctgcagagcagaggctctaggtgcacgggcttcagtagttgtggcacacaggcttagttgctctgtggcatgtgggatcttcctggaccagcgatcaaaccgtgtcccctgaattggcaggcagattcttaaccactgtgccactagggaagtcacCCCTTTCCTTTTTTGAAGCTTGACTTTCCCTTGATAATATTAATCCTTTGAACTCTTTCAAGAGGTGGCTGTCAGTAattatgaaaaac
Encoded proteins:
- the SIKE1 gene encoding suppressor of IKBKE 1, which translates into the protein MSCTIEKILTDAKTLLERLREHDAAAESLVDQSAALHRRVAAMREAGTALPDQYQEDASDIKDMSKYKPHILLSQENTQIRDLQQENRELWVSLEEHQDALELIMSKYRKQMLQLMVAKKAVDAEPVLKAHQSHSAEIESQIDRICEMGEVMRKAVQMDDDQFCKIQEKLAQLELENKELRELLSISSESLQVRKENSIDTASQAIK